The Akkermansia muciniphila genome contains a region encoding:
- the ilvD gene encoding dihydroxy-acid dehydratase, producing the protein MRSDRVKAGFERAPHRSLMRATGMTDEDLSRPFIAICNSFNEVIPGHVHLNKVAALIKEEVRKAGGTPVEFNLPGVCDGIAMGHGGMKFSLPSRELIADSVETMLSAHAFDAMICIPNCDKIVPGMIMGALRCNIPTIFCSGGPMAAGMAEDGTVLDLNSVFEAVARFKAGKINAEELHSLECRACPGAGSCSGMFTANSMNCLSEVIGLALPGNGSLLATSEERKEFWKKTARRAVEMAKADGPLPRDIVNRDAIDNAFAIDMAMGGSSNTVLHTLAIAREAGVEYDLQRINDISRRTPNICKVAPSSHFHMQDVLRAGGVSAIIHEIARIPGALHLDAVTVSGKTLGETVEGCGITDETVIHPLEKAYSRDGGLAILFGNLAREGAVVKKAGVHPDMMSFSGPAVIFESQEEACEGILAGKVKSGDVVVIRNEGPKGGPGMQEMLAPTSYIMGQGLGAEVALITDGRFSGATHGACIGHISPEAAEGGLIGLLRNGDIIEYSIPDRTLNAHLSEDEIARRRADWKPSYNKVSSSWLGRYRQLATNASNGAVLRRGE; encoded by the coding sequence ATGCGAAGCGATAGAGTTAAAGCAGGTTTCGAGCGTGCGCCGCACCGCAGTCTGATGCGTGCCACGGGAATGACGGATGAAGATTTAAGCCGTCCCTTCATTGCCATTTGCAATTCCTTTAATGAGGTGATTCCGGGCCATGTCCACCTGAACAAGGTAGCCGCCCTCATTAAGGAGGAAGTGCGCAAGGCCGGGGGAACCCCCGTGGAGTTCAACCTGCCCGGCGTTTGTGACGGCATTGCCATGGGGCACGGCGGCATGAAGTTTTCCCTGCCCAGCCGTGAACTGATTGCGGACAGCGTGGAGACGATGCTGAGCGCCCACGCGTTTGACGCCATGATCTGCATCCCGAATTGCGACAAGATTGTTCCCGGCATGATCATGGGCGCCCTGCGCTGCAATATTCCCACCATTTTCTGCAGCGGCGGCCCCATGGCCGCAGGCATGGCGGAGGACGGCACCGTGCTGGACCTGAACAGCGTGTTTGAGGCCGTGGCCCGTTTCAAGGCGGGAAAGATCAATGCGGAGGAACTCCATTCCCTGGAATGCCGCGCCTGTCCCGGCGCCGGTTCCTGTTCCGGCATGTTTACGGCCAATTCCATGAATTGCCTGAGTGAGGTGATCGGCCTGGCCCTTCCCGGCAACGGCTCCCTGCTGGCTACGTCCGAGGAGCGCAAGGAGTTCTGGAAGAAGACCGCGCGCCGCGCCGTGGAAATGGCGAAGGCGGACGGCCCCCTGCCGCGTGACATCGTGAACCGTGACGCCATTGACAACGCCTTTGCGATTGACATGGCGATGGGCGGCAGCTCCAACACCGTTCTCCATACGCTGGCCATCGCCCGGGAAGCCGGGGTGGAATATGACCTCCAGCGCATCAATGACATTTCCAGACGTACCCCGAATATCTGCAAGGTGGCCCCTTCCTCCCATTTCCACATGCAGGACGTCCTGCGCGCCGGAGGCGTAAGCGCCATCATCCATGAGATCGCCCGCATTCCCGGCGCCCTCCATCTGGATGCCGTCACCGTCAGCGGAAAGACGCTGGGTGAAACCGTGGAAGGTTGCGGCATTACGGATGAAACCGTCATCCATCCTCTGGAAAAGGCTTATTCCCGTGACGGCGGCCTGGCTATCCTGTTCGGCAACCTGGCCCGGGAAGGCGCCGTGGTGAAGAAGGCCGGCGTGCATCCGGATATGATGAGCTTCAGCGGCCCCGCCGTGATTTTCGAGTCCCAGGAGGAAGCCTGCGAAGGCATTCTTGCCGGGAAGGTGAAGTCCGGGGACGTGGTCGTCATCCGCAATGAAGGGCCCAAGGGCGGCCCCGGCATGCAGGAGATGCTGGCCCCCACCTCTTACATCATGGGGCAGGGCCTCGGCGCGGAAGTGGCGCTGATCACGGACGGCCGTTTTTCCGGCGCCACCCATGGCGCCTGCATCGGCCATATTTCCCCGGAAGCGGCGGAAGGCGGCCTGATCGGCCTGTTGCGGAACGGGGACATCATTGAGTATTCCATCCCGGACCGTACACTGAACGCCCATCTGAGTGAAGATGAGATCGCGCGCCGCCGTGCGGACTGGAAGCCTTCTTACAATAAGGTTTCCTCCTCCTGGCTGGGCCGTTACCGCCAGCTCGCCACCAACGCCAGCAATGGCGCTGTCCTCCGGCGGGGGGAATAA
- the thiH gene encoding 2-iminoacetate synthase ThiH, whose amino-acid sequence MSFSEELNGLMDRPSPLVRRFMALLEPADDSRLEAMAQESRRLTRLHFGRTIRLFAPIYLSNECINNCKYCGFSRDNPIIRTTLTVDEVVQEARYLHGLGLRSILLVAGEHPKFVSDGYMQECLDALHPFIPSLGLEIGPLPDDRYAEIVHHGAEQLAVYQETYNREVYETLHTAGMKKNFNWRLDCPERAYQGGFRRIQIGALFGLSPWRREAMALATHLDYLQKHCWKSALSVAFPRMRPYAGNYEYEPDPELMLDDRNFVQLMAALRICFPRIGMSVSTREPAPMRNALMNLGMTHMSAIARTEPGGYTGVGTATAHLTVRGNQVDLPEDRKGRCKATEQFEISDQRTPEQVVGAIRNAGLEPVWKDWDAALDVV is encoded by the coding sequence ATGTCTTTTTCTGAAGAATTAAACGGTCTGATGGACCGGCCCTCTCCCCTGGTGCGCCGCTTCATGGCATTGCTGGAACCCGCGGACGACTCGCGGCTGGAGGCGATGGCGCAGGAGAGCCGCCGGCTGACGCGCCTGCATTTTGGCCGGACCATCCGTCTCTTTGCCCCCATTTACCTGTCTAACGAGTGCATTAACAACTGCAAGTACTGCGGTTTTTCACGGGACAATCCCATCATCCGCACCACCCTCACGGTGGATGAAGTGGTGCAGGAAGCCCGCTACCTGCACGGGCTGGGGCTGCGCAGCATCCTGCTGGTGGCCGGGGAGCACCCTAAGTTCGTTTCAGACGGGTACATGCAGGAATGCCTGGACGCGTTGCATCCCTTTATTCCGTCCCTGGGGCTGGAAATAGGGCCGCTCCCGGATGACCGCTATGCGGAGATCGTCCACCACGGGGCGGAACAACTGGCCGTGTACCAGGAGACCTACAACCGGGAGGTGTACGAAACTCTGCACACGGCGGGAATGAAGAAGAACTTCAACTGGAGGCTGGATTGCCCGGAACGCGCCTATCAGGGCGGCTTCCGCCGCATCCAGATAGGGGCTCTGTTCGGGTTGTCCCCCTGGCGCAGGGAGGCCATGGCGCTGGCCACCCATCTGGATTATTTGCAGAAGCATTGCTGGAAGTCCGCTCTTTCCGTGGCCTTCCCGCGCATGCGGCCCTACGCCGGAAATTACGAGTATGAGCCGGACCCGGAACTGATGCTGGATGACCGGAACTTTGTCCAGTTGATGGCCGCCCTCCGCATCTGCTTCCCCAGGATCGGCATGTCCGTAAGCACCCGTGAACCCGCTCCCATGAGGAACGCCCTCATGAATCTGGGCATGACCCACATGTCCGCCATTGCGCGCACGGAGCCGGGGGGCTACACGGGGGTGGGAACGGCCACCGCCCATTTGACGGTGCGGGGCAACCAGGTGGACCTTCCGGAAGACAGGAAAGGCCGCTGCAAGGCTACGGAGCAGTTTGAGATTTCCGACCAGCGTACTCCGGAACAGGTGGTAGGCGCCATCCGGAACGCCGGGCTGGAGCCTGTCTGGAAAGACTGGGACGCCGCCCTGGATGTGGTGTAA
- the hisG gene encoding ATP phosphoribosyltransferase encodes MSKKLKIALPKGSLQDSTVELFRKAGYNVYVSSRGYRPTCDDDDLELFLIRAQEIGRYVNDGFIDCGITGRDWIYENRADVEVLTDLQYSKATSKPTRWVLVVPEDSPITCADDLQGKRIATEGVGITERWLQEKGIKAHVEFSWGATEVKVPELVDAIVDITETGSSIKANKLRIVDTLMTSYPQFIANRETMQDEWKKQKLESLVMMLRGALEARRKVGLKMNLPAASLNGLVEALPSLRRPTISHLAEEGWLAVETVIDESVVRDIIPQLKALGAEGIIEYPLNKLVY; translated from the coding sequence ATGTCGAAGAAACTCAAAATAGCACTTCCCAAAGGCAGTTTGCAGGACTCCACCGTGGAATTGTTCCGCAAGGCCGGCTACAATGTATATGTGTCCAGCCGCGGGTACCGCCCGACTTGCGACGACGACGATCTGGAACTCTTTCTGATCCGTGCGCAGGAAATCGGTCGTTACGTCAATGACGGTTTCATCGACTGCGGCATTACCGGACGCGACTGGATTTATGAAAACCGCGCGGACGTGGAAGTGCTGACGGACCTTCAATATTCCAAGGCCACCTCCAAGCCCACCCGCTGGGTGCTGGTGGTTCCGGAAGACTCCCCCATCACCTGCGCGGATGACCTGCAAGGCAAGCGCATCGCCACGGAAGGCGTGGGCATCACGGAACGCTGGCTTCAGGAAAAAGGCATCAAGGCCCATGTGGAATTCTCCTGGGGCGCCACGGAAGTGAAAGTGCCGGAACTGGTGGACGCCATTGTGGACATCACGGAAACGGGCAGCTCCATCAAGGCCAACAAGCTCCGCATCGTGGACACCCTGATGACCTCCTACCCCCAGTTCATCGCGAACCGGGAAACCATGCAGGACGAGTGGAAGAAGCAGAAACTGGAAAGCCTGGTCATGATGCTCAGGGGCGCCTTGGAAGCCCGCCGGAAAGTGGGCCTGAAAATGAACCTCCCCGCGGCTTCCCTGAACGGCCTGGTGGAAGCCCTGCCGTCCCTGCGCCGCCCCACCATCTCCCATCTGGCGGAAGAAGGCTGGCTGGCCGTGGAAACCGTCATTGACGAATCCGTCGTGCGGGATATCATTCCCCAGCTCAAGGCCCTGGGCGCGGAAGGCATCATTGAATACCCGCTCAACAAGCTGGTCTACTAA
- a CDS encoding sulfatase-like hydrolase/transferase, with amino-acid sequence MDFGVIPLLKTAYIFVTEFSITMCYWLLPYAVYLWILPRGKAGGKADRWITCTWFFLFVLANLFEDVAEAFFWNEFEASFNFIAVDYLIYTKEVIGNIYESYPIIPILIGVLAVSVLAVWGMKRFLIPRRGEAPAGWKRGGVVLFLLVCMTGGYWLVDIKDADAVNNRYNSEMAKDGLYSLFSAFLKNELDYRDYYKTLPDADAAAFLAREFTADDTSVPDAASGSVKRQVRPSGEALRPNVVVVVMESMGAEFLNECREDGANVTPCLSRLGREGIFFPNTYATGTRSVRGLEAVSTSMPPLPGMSILRQEGNEHLQTIGSIFRDKGYDLKWIYGGYGYFDNMNYFFGNNGFQVLDRNSMDDSEVTHSTIWGVCDEDLFRRAVREADKSFKSGSPFLQVVFTTSNHRPYTYPEGRIDIPSHTGRMGAVKYADYAVGAFVEEAKGKPWFDHTLFVFVADHGAGSAGKQTLNPETHRIFSIFYAPALLKPARIETPVSQIDVLPTLLGLLKWPYDAAFYGKDALKPSYQSRYFVSNYQYIGYLKGRDMVVLKPQRGAEFFRDGEPVKPDDRMKELEKEAVYYYQHASGWRTSLKE; translated from the coding sequence ATGGATTTCGGGGTAATTCCCCTTCTCAAGACGGCGTATATTTTCGTGACGGAGTTCTCCATCACCATGTGCTACTGGCTGCTGCCTTATGCCGTGTATTTGTGGATTCTGCCGCGCGGGAAGGCGGGTGGAAAGGCGGACCGGTGGATTACCTGCACATGGTTTTTCCTGTTTGTGCTCGCCAACCTGTTTGAGGACGTGGCGGAGGCCTTTTTCTGGAATGAGTTTGAGGCCAGTTTCAATTTCATTGCGGTGGACTACCTGATTTATACCAAGGAGGTCATCGGGAACATTTATGAATCCTACCCCATCATTCCGATTCTCATCGGCGTTCTGGCCGTCTCCGTTCTGGCCGTCTGGGGGATGAAGCGGTTTCTCATTCCCCGCCGCGGGGAAGCTCCCGCAGGATGGAAGCGGGGCGGCGTGGTGCTGTTCCTGCTGGTGTGCATGACGGGGGGGTACTGGCTGGTGGACATCAAGGATGCGGACGCCGTGAACAACCGCTATAACTCGGAGATGGCCAAGGACGGCCTTTACAGCCTGTTCAGCGCCTTCCTGAAGAATGAACTGGATTACCGCGACTATTACAAGACGCTGCCGGACGCGGATGCGGCGGCGTTTCTGGCCCGAGAGTTTACGGCGGACGACACGTCCGTGCCGGACGCCGCTTCCGGCAGCGTGAAGAGGCAGGTGCGTCCCTCCGGGGAAGCCCTCCGTCCTAACGTGGTGGTCGTGGTCATGGAGAGCATGGGGGCGGAGTTTTTAAATGAGTGCCGGGAGGATGGCGCGAACGTCACCCCGTGCCTGAGCCGTCTGGGCAGGGAAGGCATTTTCTTCCCGAATACCTATGCCACGGGCACCCGCTCCGTGCGCGGGCTGGAAGCCGTCAGCACGTCCATGCCCCCGCTGCCCGGCATGTCCATCCTCCGCCAGGAAGGGAACGAGCATTTGCAGACCATCGGGTCCATATTCAGGGACAAGGGGTATGACCTCAAGTGGATTTACGGAGGGTACGGGTATTTTGACAACATGAATTACTTCTTCGGGAACAACGGCTTCCAGGTTCTGGACCGCAATTCCATGGATGATTCGGAGGTAACCCATTCCACCATCTGGGGCGTCTGTGACGAGGATTTGTTCCGCCGCGCCGTGCGTGAGGCTGACAAGTCCTTCAAAAGCGGTTCTCCTTTTTTACAGGTGGTGTTCACCACATCCAACCACCGCCCCTATACTTACCCGGAAGGGCGCATAGACATTCCTTCCCATACCGGGCGCATGGGCGCCGTCAAGTACGCGGATTATGCCGTGGGGGCCTTTGTGGAGGAAGCCAAGGGCAAACCTTGGTTTGACCATACGCTTTTCGTGTTTGTGGCGGATCACGGCGCGGGCAGCGCCGGGAAACAGACGCTTAATCCGGAAACGCACCGCATTTTCTCCATTTTCTACGCTCCGGCCCTACTGAAGCCGGCACGGATTGAGACGCCCGTCAGCCAGATTGACGTGCTGCCTACCCTGCTCGGCCTGTTGAAATGGCCGTATGATGCGGCGTTTTACGGAAAGGACGCCTTGAAACCCTCCTACCAGTCCCGGTATTTTGTGAGCAATTACCAGTACATCGGCTACTTGAAGGGAAGGGACATGGTGGTACTCAAACCCCAGCGCGGCGCGGAGTTTTTCCGTGACGGAGAACCTGTGAAGCCGGATGACCGGATGAAGGAGCTGGAAAAGGAGGCGGTTTATTATTATCAGCACGCTTCCGGCTGGCGCACCAGTTTGAAGGAATAA
- a CDS encoding response regulator transcription factor, with protein sequence MATILIAEDDHAISDLVAYNLERAGHTPLAAYDGLTALEVARRDKPELILLDQMMPGMDGHGVLRELRRDSRTQNIPVIFLTAKAQAEDRIQGLELGADDYVTKPFSPKELVLRVASVLKRCEHTPGSVIAEYGPFTFDKNALKFYIDKEEVELTATEFKLMIYMVEREGQTLNRNDLLSCVWGYSHQAQSRTLDTHMKRLRQKLSSYADCIETVRSIGYRFTLPGRRPPREEA encoded by the coding sequence ATGGCAACCATTCTTATCGCTGAAGACGATCACGCCATCTCAGACCTAGTGGCCTACAACCTGGAACGCGCAGGCCACACGCCCCTGGCGGCTTACGACGGGCTTACCGCACTGGAAGTGGCGCGCAGGGACAAGCCGGAACTGATCCTGCTGGACCAGATGATGCCCGGCATGGACGGCCACGGCGTGCTGCGGGAACTGCGCCGGGACAGCCGAACGCAGAACATTCCCGTCATCTTCCTGACCGCCAAGGCCCAGGCGGAAGACCGCATCCAGGGGCTGGAGCTGGGCGCGGACGACTATGTGACCAAGCCGTTCAGCCCCAAGGAGCTTGTACTGCGCGTAGCCAGCGTGCTGAAACGGTGTGAACACACGCCGGGCAGCGTCATTGCGGAATACGGCCCCTTCACCTTTGACAAAAACGCCCTCAAATTCTACATCGACAAGGAGGAAGTGGAACTGACAGCCACGGAATTCAAGCTCATGATCTACATGGTTGAACGGGAAGGCCAGACCCTGAACCGCAACGACCTGCTGAGCTGCGTATGGGGGTACAGCCACCAGGCCCAGAGCCGCACGCTGGACACGCACATGAAACGGCTGCGCCAGAAACTATCCTCCTATGCGGACTGCATTGAAACCGTCCGCAGCATCGGCTACCGCTTTACTCTGCCGGGGCGCCGACCGCCCAGGGAAGAAGCCTAA
- a CDS encoding uracil-DNA glycosylase has translation MTATPKSLFRHYLDSLIQRGTTRASLTDEARNVLRTWYVAAKQGGRPAVAAAAAAVTPAVPEPAAPPQPGPAPAPSATLELLPENREPASTVTLPEGTMEDKLQYLRDLAQNWQPARELNSLRDTMVFATGNPHTELMLIGEAPGYYEEVQQEPFVGRAGEKLNQILKAMGLSRDMVYISNIVKFRPALPNQRTNNRAPTPEEIEACLPIIMHEIQVIQPKMIVALGGTAAVGLLGIQGSVSSMRGRFHELNGIPVRVTYHPSYLLRSDNPREKRKVWEDMLAVMERMGMPVSEKQRSYFLPRE, from the coding sequence ATGACCGCCACGCCGAAGAGCCTTTTCCGCCATTATCTCGACTCCCTGATTCAACGGGGGACGACGCGCGCCAGCCTGACGGATGAAGCCAGAAATGTTCTGCGGACATGGTATGTGGCCGCTAAACAGGGAGGACGCCCGGCTGTTGCGGCAGCGGCAGCGGCCGTCACGCCGGCTGTCCCGGAACCGGCGGCACCACCGCAGCCTGGCCCGGCGCCCGCGCCTTCCGCAACCCTGGAACTCCTGCCGGAAAACCGGGAACCGGCCTCCACCGTCACGCTCCCGGAGGGGACGATGGAAGACAAGCTGCAATACCTCCGGGACCTGGCGCAGAACTGGCAGCCGGCCAGGGAGCTCAATTCCCTGCGGGACACCATGGTCTTTGCTACGGGCAATCCCCACACGGAGCTCATGCTCATCGGGGAAGCTCCCGGCTATTATGAAGAAGTGCAGCAGGAGCCCTTTGTGGGCCGCGCCGGGGAAAAGCTCAACCAGATTTTGAAGGCCATGGGACTCTCCAGGGACATGGTTTACATCTCCAACATCGTCAAATTCCGCCCTGCCCTCCCCAACCAGCGGACCAACAACCGCGCCCCCACGCCGGAAGAAATTGAAGCCTGCCTGCCCATCATCATGCATGAAATCCAGGTCATCCAGCCGAAGATGATCGTTGCCCTGGGCGGAACCGCCGCCGTAGGTCTGCTGGGCATCCAGGGATCCGTCAGCTCCATGCGCGGCAGATTCCATGAACTCAACGGCATTCCTGTGCGCGTCACCTACCATCCCAGCTATCTGCTGAGATCAGACAATCCCCGGGAAAAGCGCAAGGTCTGGGAAGACATGCTGGCCGTCATGGAACGGATGGGCATGCCCGTCTCCGAAAAACAGCGCAGCTACTTTCTGCCCAGGGAATAA
- a CDS encoding ATP-binding protein: MSAIDYILIILVLASLYLNWHLVQVCRSAMKARKKALRDAQRLLKRGEEAQEQAIADKRRFLEALGEAFLLIGPAGHIVLANTLAKELFQEDRLEGRKVDALVCNQELLGHVQEAFDTDGPVTKEFTLSAANSPGGVQNGITAWHLDSAITDTPIREKRILLRNVTQNYLTNQMRRDFVANASHELRTPLTIIVGYLENLMEDDLVEESPGLAHKFIGVMHQNSQRLMNIIEDMLMISKLESGHKAILKEQWFHITSCVDDVFSRLDSIREKKQAVLHMDIPPDWELYGDPFYWTQVLFNLVENALKQNTAPGLSVTVAAARTPEACVITVTDTGVGIPAESLPFLFNRFYRVETHHSSEIKGTGLGLSIVKRAVEAHDSAITVSSVPHRETVFTITIPLKRFREEAKAS, from the coding sequence ATGTCGGCCATCGACTACATCCTCATCATTCTGGTTCTGGCCTCCCTGTACCTGAACTGGCATCTGGTCCAGGTATGCCGGTCCGCCATGAAAGCCAGGAAAAAGGCCCTGCGGGACGCACAGCGGCTGCTGAAGCGCGGAGAGGAAGCCCAGGAACAGGCCATTGCAGATAAACGGCGCTTTCTGGAAGCCCTGGGGGAGGCCTTCCTGCTCATCGGACCTGCCGGACACATTGTGCTGGCCAATACGCTGGCGAAAGAACTCTTTCAGGAAGACCGGCTGGAAGGACGCAAAGTGGACGCCCTGGTCTGCAACCAGGAACTGCTGGGGCATGTTCAGGAAGCCTTTGACACGGACGGCCCCGTCACCAAGGAATTCACGCTGAGCGCTGCCAATTCCCCCGGCGGCGTGCAAAACGGCATCACGGCCTGGCACCTGGACAGCGCCATCACGGACACCCCGATCAGGGAAAAGCGCATCCTGCTACGCAACGTCACGCAGAACTACCTCACCAACCAGATGCGCCGGGACTTCGTGGCGAACGCCTCCCACGAGCTGCGCACGCCGCTCACCATCATTGTGGGGTATCTGGAAAACCTGATGGAGGACGACCTGGTGGAGGAAAGCCCCGGACTGGCGCACAAATTCATCGGCGTCATGCACCAGAACAGCCAGCGGCTCATGAACATCATTGAAGACATGCTCATGATCTCCAAACTGGAATCAGGCCACAAGGCCATCCTGAAGGAGCAATGGTTCCACATCACCTCCTGCGTGGACGACGTCTTCTCCCGCCTGGACTCCATCCGGGAGAAAAAACAGGCCGTCCTTCACATGGACATTCCGCCGGACTGGGAACTCTACGGGGACCCCTTCTACTGGACGCAAGTCCTGTTCAACCTGGTGGAAAACGCCCTCAAGCAAAATACGGCCCCGGGCCTCTCCGTCACCGTGGCGGCAGCCAGGACGCCGGAAGCCTGCGTCATCACCGTCACGGATACGGGCGTAGGCATCCCCGCGGAAAGCCTCCCCTTCCTCTTCAACCGCTTTTACCGGGTGGAAACCCACCACTCCTCTGAAATCAAGGGAACGGGCCTGGGCCTTTCCATCGTGAAACGCGCCGTGGAAGCGCACGATAGCGCCATCACCGTCTCCAGCGTCCCCCACCGGGAAACCGTCTTCACCATCACTATCCCCCTGAAACGGTTCCGGGAAGAAGCAAAGGCATCATAA
- a CDS encoding alpha-N-acetylglucosaminidase TIM-barrel domain-containing protein gives MGGWPQKNHAHLLSPEEPLFLKIGNLYMKEWQKEFGKNTYFLADSFNEMELPVNQGNAEARDNMLSSLGEQIYRSISSNNPDAVWVMQGWMFGYQRNIWNADTLKALLSKVPDDKMLLLDLAADYNKTFWRNGMNWDVFKGFFNKPWVYSVVPNMGGKCAMTGVLDFYANGHLEALNSSSKGRLAGMGMAPEGIENNDVIYELVTDAAWRNHQEDVEQYLENYCRARYGNYPDTLKEAWALLRRTAYSNLKDHPRFNWQMKPGTRSCSVNVSEDFLRGLALFVNTRGLEQSPLFRQDAVEMAVHYLGIRMNEAIQAALEALDEQDQENAEKCMDYFRKYALQADSLLEGHPTWRLSRWIAFARSHGTSPKEKDEYEKNARRLVSRWGPPVDDYAAKIWSGLIRDYYLPRWEHFIQSRLSDKNPDMGTWEEKWVRSTGISPAHRPEDLIKACRQAVREAPPLPASLKRKAAKSVIGNWTSATVSTEWSDLEWPVSSADLEKLRGVRFVFTSGNHALEIDRVELLGNDKVLARDQHAGLAGKPSRGIFYKLSLPKGIHANNGCSLRARVRSVGGKDSNGKLELVKE, from the coding sequence GTGGGAGGATGGCCCCAAAAAAACCACGCCCATCTTCTTTCTCCGGAGGAGCCTCTTTTTCTCAAGATAGGGAACCTGTACATGAAGGAATGGCAAAAGGAATTCGGGAAGAACACTTACTTTCTGGCAGATTCCTTCAATGAAATGGAACTTCCCGTGAACCAAGGGAATGCGGAAGCCCGCGACAATATGCTCAGTTCGCTTGGAGAACAAATCTACCGTTCCATTTCCTCCAATAATCCGGATGCGGTATGGGTCATGCAGGGATGGATGTTCGGATACCAGCGCAACATCTGGAATGCAGATACCCTGAAGGCTTTGCTCAGCAAAGTTCCGGACGATAAAATGCTCCTTCTGGACTTGGCGGCGGATTATAACAAAACCTTTTGGCGCAACGGCATGAACTGGGATGTTTTTAAGGGCTTTTTCAACAAACCCTGGGTATACAGCGTAGTTCCCAATATGGGCGGCAAATGCGCCATGACCGGGGTACTGGATTTTTATGCCAACGGTCATCTGGAAGCCTTGAATTCTTCCTCCAAAGGGCGTCTCGCAGGGATGGGCATGGCGCCGGAAGGAATAGAAAACAATGACGTGATTTACGAATTGGTCACGGATGCCGCATGGAGGAATCACCAGGAGGACGTGGAGCAATATCTGGAAAATTATTGCCGGGCCAGGTACGGAAATTATCCGGATACCTTGAAGGAGGCCTGGGCCCTGCTGCGCCGCACGGCCTATTCCAACTTGAAAGACCATCCCCGTTTCAACTGGCAAATGAAACCCGGCACCCGCAGTTGTTCCGTTAACGTAAGTGAAGACTTTCTGCGGGGGCTTGCCCTGTTCGTCAATACCCGTGGCCTGGAGCAATCTCCCCTGTTCCGCCAGGATGCCGTCGAGATGGCTGTCCATTACCTGGGGATACGCATGAATGAAGCCATCCAGGCCGCTCTGGAAGCTCTGGATGAACAGGATCAGGAAAACGCGGAAAAGTGCATGGACTATTTCCGTAAATACGCCCTTCAGGCAGATTCCCTTCTGGAAGGGCACCCTACCTGGAGGCTGTCGCGCTGGATAGCGTTCGCCCGGTCTCACGGAACTTCTCCGAAGGAAAAAGACGAGTATGAAAAAAACGCCAGGCGTCTGGTGAGCAGATGGGGCCCTCCCGTAGACGACTACGCCGCAAAAATATGGAGCGGTCTTATCCGTGACTATTATCTGCCGCGCTGGGAGCATTTTATCCAGAGCCGCCTTTCGGACAAAAACCCGGATATGGGCACATGGGAGGAAAAATGGGTTCGTTCCACCGGCATAAGTCCCGCACACAGGCCTGAAGACCTCATCAAGGCCTGCCGCCAGGCTGTCCGGGAGGCGCCTCCCCTCCCCGCTTCCCTGAAAAGAAAAGCCGCCAAATCAGTTATAGGAAACTGGACTTCCGCGACGGTATCCACGGAATGGAGTGACCTGGAATGGCCCGTTTCTTCCGCGGATCTTGAGAAGCTCCGCGGGGTACGGTTCGTCTTCACTTCCGGAAACCATGCTCTGGAAATAGACCGGGTTGAACTCCTGGGAAACGACAAAGTGCTCGCCCGGGACCAGCATGCCGGATTGGCGGGGAAACCTTCCCGTGGAATTTTCTACAAGCTCTCTCTTCCCAAAGGAATTCACGCCAACAACGGGTGTTCCCTCAGAGCCCGGGTGCGTTCTGTGGGAGGAAAAGATTCCAACGGGAAATTGGAGTTGGTGAAAGAATAA